The genomic stretch ATTTCACCAAtaatcattttcttttatttctgttcatgttttgttttgggggagcttttattttgttaattgtATTTTGCTGTGTGACCTTTGACATTTCGGCGATGTCACGTCTTGTGGGTTCGCGTGTTCTCCTCCGTCGCTGCAGACCCTGATGAGGAGACCACACCAGTGCTCCTGTGATTAGCAAGTTAAAACGTGGTAAAAATGTCAGGTAAGAGGCACAAATCTTATTATATGCAGGTCACAAATAATGTTCCTTGTTGTCATAATGTGTATTTCATcgtgtatttgcatttttaatcgTGTACAGCACTTCTTTGTAATATGCTAGTTTACCGATCTCAAGCTaggctaagctaggctaagctagGCTAGCGGAGCATAGTGATGGTTTCTGATGCGGTCTGCTGTTCTCTCCTGTTCTCCTTAAAGGATGTGCTGATGttattgtgttttacacagGTATGTGTGAAAGGAGCTCTCCCTTTGCTATTTTGTCATGtgaatttgttttgtattgatagttttgatttttttattatacacagtatatttctgtggatgttttgttCACAGTTAAGATCAGCTCATAAAATTTAAAAATTGCTGctggtgggggaaaaaaagataaacagatATTGTAATTGTAACTATACGATCAGAATATATTGAATAAATGGAAAAGTGAATGTTGTAAATGTAGTGGCACACTCAGTCAGCTGCACTGCTGAggagatattattattagtgacCAGTGAGCTGATCCGTCCCTGAGCTCCAGTTCAactcaattcagttcaattttatttatatagcaccaaatcacaacagaagttgtctcaggacactttccatatggAGCTGCTACAGAACAAACTCTTTgtcaaacacagtgacacattttgtgACACTCAGAGCCAGTCTGAGCCTTTGATTGGCATACCTGTAGAAGTTTGCAGGGTGTTATGGGTATGTTCTGCCCAGGGGAGTTGGGAGGGCCAGGTGGGTGGATTGGCTGATACGAAGCAGCAAAGGTTGTTTTCAAGTTTTTCAGGGATGTTAGCCAGATTAAATGAATCACATTTACTGCTTACTTTCACATGTTTACGACTATTTCCAACAATATCTGAGAGTCCTAATGTCAGCAACTATCTCATCAATATTCATGTGATAAAATGAGACCAGGTCACAGACAGGATTCAAAACAACATGCAGGTTTACTGAGAACAGAAACAATCTACAACaagctgcttctctgtgatCTCCAGTAATGTTGAGTTTTGGTGAGTAAAAGCCAAAGTTGTGGTTTTAACCAGTGCATCCGGACAGTCCAGGACCTGAACACCTGcaggcacagagacacaaaacaccTTCATTCAAGTTTGAGCcacttttctgtcagtcagctctGAATGACCAATCAGCAACGCGTGTCTCACCCCTGGGTGCAGTTCTGGTGGCAGGACTGGCACTGGCCGGTCCCGTCGGGGTATTTCCAGATCAGCGTGTCTCCGTCTCCCAGCACACCGTGGGGGCAGTGCGGCACGCAGTGGGGACCGTCTTTAAAGTGGGCGCACTGGGAACACTGGTCTGGACCCTGCAGGTGGGGacggaggaggagtggaggcagtAAGATATGTTCAGAAGTAATTTACACAAAATATGGTCAGTTCTTAAAGATGATATCTGAGAATTTTGAGTGCACGGCTCAACTGGATCTgatcagatgttttgtttctttaaatgattttaaaaaacaagcaatacAAAACATCCTatgaaatattatttttcattattttacgGATTCAATTCGGTGACATTTTGTTTCTCGATACTTGATCAGTTCCTTCTTCTAACTTCcaacttttttctgttttaacttTGCTTTTAAAATTTGTTGATTTAACTACTTGCTAATTATTACTAATTAGAAGACATGGGTGACACTAAATGGACTATTGAtcttatatataaatatatatatatatatattttttttcatatttaatcttGTGACTGAGGGCAGCTAAATTGCTCTGACAGTCTTAAACCATTGTTACTGCACATAGTAATATTTGTACACCAGAAATGAAGCCCAGCAGACAGTATTGTCCCAGAAGGTGGACTGACCGGTCCATGGCAGGTCGGGATGTCGGCCTTCAGCAGACACTCCGGGTGACactccacacagctgctgttcaccTGGACCTCTCTGGGctcactgcagaaaaagaataaagagaaaGGTCAGCAGACAGGACGGAAGCCCTCAGAGGACACAACAATCAGATCAAAGATTCATAAACATATGAGGTAACCTGTCgaataaaagcagctgttaaATAAGAATTACAGCCTGTCTCTAATATTAGCCTGTTTCAAATAGCAGAATTCAAAGGTCTGTCTCACCCCTGCAGCAGGTTACAGTGCGACACACAGCGCCCCCTGCGGTTGAAATGCCGACAGGAGACGCACATGGTGGGACCTGGACCCCAGCAGCCCTCATCTGAACACTCTGCGTCACAGGTTCGattctgttgttctgtgtgaagGAGACAGGAAGGTTTTCTCGTTTCATTCACTTTACTAaacagtgatggtggtgatgaccCCGGCACACATGCAGGAACTCACCACAGACGTCAGTGGGGGTGTTGTTGCGCATGCTGATGATCTGTTCGGTGGATCTAAAGAGGCGGGTCCACTGGTCAGCCTGGGTGTAGCAGAGCTGAGGGTTTTCCTTCAACAACACTCCGCCGGCACTCACCTCCTTCAGAGAGCGCAGACCCAGCCAGCGGAGGTGCTTTGCACCTATCACCAAAAAACTGTGCAAACTGGAGAGGAAATATTCAGTATGAGGTTTATGAAGAAAATCTATTCATATATATTTGTTCAAGTCCAAACAAAGACTTGTTTCTGGTTTGAGGAGGTGTGGAGGTGTGGTAGGACAAGTTGAATTCTGCACCATGATGAGATCAGTGGAAGGGATGGTAAATCCGTCCTGTTTATGGTTAGTTTGTCTGACATCCTGCCTCCTATAAAATCTGTTCATGCACAACTAATTTGcatcagaaaatacattttgtggGACACATAGTGGCAATGAACTTGTGATGATGGTTTTATGGTTCTGTTTAGACACTCAGCACTTGGTTCAGACTCAGGAAACCTGGTGGTTTTAGGTCAGTACTTGAAAAGTCAAAGCTGACACAAAAACCAGGACGTGTTGAGTATTTCAGGATAACCAAAACCAACGCAACGCAAGAATCCATCTGGACACACTTTAGGTTCTGCACTTGTGGGTGAACCACAGTTGTTTCGGATCAATCGGTGTCCTGTGAGGAACTATTTGACAGTTATGGGTGTGGACTGGACAGCGAGAGCAGTGACTGTTCACTGGAAACAATGGTGGCTCCTAGAGATGTTAGCATAGATGTTGCTACAGTTCtatcagaactggagagtatttcttcattgaaagaagagaaaagagcagcacTGACGGCTTTTCTTGATGGAAAAGTTGTTTTCAGAGTGAGAGTCCTACGACAACATCATCTGGTTCTTTGATCTGACTGGTTGAAGTTAGCCCATGACCGACAGctggttcatccaatcacctggcaagtattttttgaaagtacCTGCCCTTCTCCCAACAGTTTTCTAAGGACGATTCCATCGTCAACATTTCATAATCAGTCAGTGACAAATCTAAAATCTCACATATTCAAGTTAATGTTTCCAAACCTCACTGTGAATCTGATCATCATGCTGACCACTGAGGTCATTCACCAACAACGTATTTATCAAGTGACTCACGCGCGTGTTGTTCTTCCTCTGATGATCTCCAGGttctcaaacactgacagagaggtCAGATTCTCTGGCCAGAACTGGATCAGTAAGTAGcctggagaacacacacacacacacacacacacacacacacacacacacacacacacacacacacactgactgtacCTGCTGTTCAATGAGATCAACCACCCTCTAGAACAGGTCTTTCCATCATCgcaacaaaatcaacaaaataattCAGTGTTACTCGAGAAGAGAAGCattgatgacctttgacctacCTGTGATTTCCTTCACTGTCCTGAAATACTCCAGTTTCACCGGGTCCATGGGCGGGGTGTTATAGTATTTGTCCCTGGAGGAGCCAATGAAAAGAAACCAATAGTTCAAGTGTTGATGTGATTTATCACATTGATCACACTCTTCCTTCACTAAAAGTTATGTTTCAGACATCaagctgaagcagctgcagacagaagttCAAGTACCATCAACAGTTCATGCAGGTAGACCTGGTCTCAAAGTTGAGGTCAGCCTTAATGAGCGGAAGCACTGCTTAAACATTTTGTCAGACTTCTGACTTGGAGATGGAAGGAAattgcagtgaaaacagttcaCAAAGATCTTTGTGGTTTGTCCAAAGTAACCAGGACAcctgaaaatgtcattaaacCTGTGAGCAGCTCATGTAGTGAGGCAGTGAAGAGGATCTCACCCAGTAAAGGAGATGTCAATGATTTCAATGTTCCCATTGATCTTAGTGCAGTTTCTAAAGGATTCAATGTTGGAGCTGTCGACGGCCAAGGCCTCGATCAGAGCACCAAC from Chaetodon auriga isolate fChaAug3 chromosome 21, fChaAug3.hap1, whole genome shotgun sequence encodes the following:
- the LOC143339687 gene encoding melanoma receptor tyrosine-protein kinase-like, producing the protein MVRMYSNCSVVLDNLEITHIKEHHDLSFLQSIEEVGGNVLIALNEPAVIPLVNLRLIRGQKLYENQFALTVMANFKNATAGLKQLQLSSLTEILRGGVKMIHNPLLCNTDTIQWWEILDRDSNPSLVFEKGTIIRTCQKCDKRCAYRSCWTPGPDHCQKFTKLQCASQCSRRCWGPKPTDCCHEHCAAGCTGPGATDCLACRELNDNGTCKSACPPLTVYDHKTRQMVKNPDGQFSLGATCVKSCPDNYMAKGGSCVCSAGMYEVEENGVQRCKPCDGPCPKVCDGLGVGALIEALAVDSSNIESFRNCTKINGNIEIIDISFTGDKYYNTPPMDPVKLEYFRTVKEITGYLLIQFWPENLTSLSVFENLEIIRGRTTRALHSFLVIGAKHLRWLGLRSLKEVSAGGVLLKENPQLCYTQADQWTRLFRSTEQIISMRNNTPTDVCEQQNRTCDAECSDEGCWGPGPTMCVSCRHFNRRGRCVSHCNLLQGEPREVQVNSSCVECHPECLLKADIPTCHGPGPDQCSQCAHFKDGPHCVPHCPHGVLGDGDTLIWKYPDGTGQCQSCHQNCTQGCSGPGLSGCTG